In Larimichthys crocea isolate SSNF chromosome VI, L_crocea_2.0, whole genome shotgun sequence, one genomic interval encodes:
- the pfkmb gene encoding phosphofructokinase, muscle b isoform X2, with amino-acid sequence MCYPGVLSVLWLLCVTLLVCLLFWLRKKGQGGDDLSASECDSETSSSSDQAGDAAGFSSRTMAQQAPTDPTKMGEGRAIAVLTSGGDAQGMNAAVRATVRVGIYTGAKVFFVHEGYQGLVDGGDHIRPATWESVSMMLQLGGTVIGSARCQDFRTKEGRTKAAFNLVKLGITNLCVIGGDGSLTGANQFRTEWRELLADLVKAGKITANEAKGSSHLNIVGMVGSIDNDFCGTDMTIGTDSALHRIIEIVDAITTTAQSHQRTFILEVMGRHCGYLALVTALACGADWVFIPEMPPEDGWEEHLCRRLADQRCRGSRLNIIIVAEGAINRNGKPITCDQIKELVSKKLGFDTRTTILGHVQRGGTPSAFDRILASRMGVEAVMALLEATPETPACVVSLSGNMAVRLPLMECVQVTKDVTTAMAEGRFEDAVKLRGKSFENNWNTYQMLAHVHPPDTKSNINIAVLNVGAPCAGMNAAVRSAVRVGLLQGHQMLAVHEGFDGLAHGMIEPIGWSGVAGWTGKGGSMLGTKRSLPHEFMEEISLSITKFNIHAVIIIGGFEAFVGGLEMVQAREKYEELCIPLVVIPATVSNNVPGSDFSIGADTALNTITMTCDRIKQSAAGTKRRVFLVETMGGYCGYLATMAGLASGADAAYIYEEPFNIHDLEVNVEHLVKKMKTTVKRGLILRNEKCNTNYTTDFIFNLYSEEGKGVFDCRKNVLGHMQQGGTPSPFDRNFGTKMGIKSVLWLTDKLKECYRHGRIFANSPDSACVLGMRKRCLVFQPLAELKDDTDLEHRIPKTQWWLKLRPVLKILAHYNINLDTTEMAELEHVIKKKGLVQH; translated from the exons GTGGTGATGACCTCTCGGCCTCTGAATGTGACAGCGAGACTTCCTCAAGCTCTGATCAAGCGGGGGATGCTG CCGGCTTCAGCTCCAGGACCATGGCACAACAGGCTCCAACTGACCCCACCAAGATGGGAGAGGGTCGGGCCATTGCCGTGCTGACCTCAGGAGGCGATGCCCAGG GTATGAATGCAGCTGTGAGGGCCACAGTTCGAGTGGGAATTTACACTGGAGCCAAGGTGTTCTTTGTCCACGAG GGTTACCAGGGCCTGGTGGATGGAGGAGACCATATCCGTCCTGCTACTTGGGAGAGTGTGTCAATGATGCTACAGCTG GGTGGGACTGTGATCGGTAGCGCCCGCTGTCAGGATTTCCGCACCAAGGAGGGACGCACCAAGGCTGCTTTCAACTTAGTTAAGCTTGGCATCACCAACCTGTGTGTGATTGGAGGTGATGGCAGTCTGACAGGTGCCAACCAGTTCAGGACAGAGTGGAGAGAGCTGCTGGCAGACTTGGTCAAAGCTG GTAAGATCACAGCAAATGAGGCCAAGGGTTCCTCCCATCTCAACATCGTTGGCATGGTGGGCTCTATTGACAACGACTTCTGTGGCACCGACATGACCATTGGGACAGACTCTGCTCTGCATCGCATCATAGAGATAGTGGACGCCATCACTACCACAGCTCAGAG TCACCAGAGGACCTTCATCTTGGAGGTAATGGGCAGGCATTGTGG TTACCTGGCTCTGGTGACAGCTCTGGCCTGTGGCGCTGACTGGGTGTTCATCCCAGAGATGCCCCCAGAAGATGGATGGGAGGAACATCTGTGCCGAAGGCTGGCAGAT CAAAGATGTCGTGGCTCCCGTTTGAATATTATCATTGTTGCGGAGGGCGCGATTAACCGCAACGGTAAACCTATCACATGTGACCAAATCAAAGAG CTGGTATCAAAGAAGCTAGGCTTTGACACCCGCACCACCATCTTGGGCCACGTCCAGAGAGGAGGAACCCCTTCTGCCTTTGACAGAATCCTG GCCAGCAGGATGGGTGTGGAAGCAGTGATGGCTCTACTGGAGGCCACACCAGAAACTCCTGCATGTGTCGTCAGCTTGTCTGGAAACATGGCTGTTAGGCTGCCTCTCATGGAGTGTGTGCAAGTG ACTAAAGACGTCACCACAGCCATGGCTGAAGGGAGGTTTGAAGATGCGGTGAAACTGAGGGGAAA GAGCTTTGAGAACAACTGGAACACTTACCAAATGCTGGCTCACGTGCACCCCCCGGACACAAAG AGTAACATCAACATTGCCGTATTGAATGTGGGAGCTCCGTGTGCTGGAATGAATGCTGCGGTTCGTTCAGCTGTCAGGGTCGGGCTCCTCCAGGGCCACCAGATGTTGGCAGTGCACGAAGGCTTTGACGGCTTGGCTCATGGAATG ATTGAGCCTATTGGTTGGTCTGGAGTGGCAGGATGGACTGGAAAAGGGGGCTCCATGCTGGGCACAAAGAG ATCTCTGCCACATGAGTTCATGGAGGAGATCAGTCTGAGCATCACTAAGTTCAACATTCACGCTGTAATCATCATTGGAGGCTTTGAG GCATTTGTTGGGGGTCTGGAGATGGTGCAGGCTAGAGAGAAATATGAGGAACTTTGTATTCCCCTTGTTGTTATTCCTGCTACCGTCTCCAACAATGTTCCTGGATCTGACTTCAGTATTGGTGCAGATACTGCACTCAACACTATAACCATG ACATGTGACCGGATTAAACAATCTGCTGCTGGCACCAAGAGAAGAGTGTTCCTTGTTGAGACTATGGGAGGATACTGCGGCTACCTGGCAACCATGGCTGGCCTGGCATCTGGAGCTGATGCTGCTTACATTTACGAGGAGCCCTTCAACATTCATGACCTAGAG GTGAATGTGGAACATCTggtgaagaagatgaagaccACAGTGAAGAGAGGACTGATTCTGAG AAATGAGAAATGCAATACCAACTACACCACAGACTTTATCTTCAACCTTTACTCAGAGGAGGGCAAGGGTGTGTTTGACTGCAGGAAGAATGTACTTGGACATATGCAGCAG GGTGGAACACCGAGTCCCTTTGACAGGAATTTTGGCACCAAGATGGGTATCAAGTCTGTGTTATGGTTGACTGACAAGCTGAAGGAATGCTACAGACATG GTCGTATCTTTGCCAACTCTCCAGACTCTGCTTGTGTGCTTGGTATGAGGAAGAGGTGTTTGGTCTTCCAACCTCTGGCAGAACTTAAAGACGACACTGACTTGGA ACACCGTATTCCAAAGACACAGTGGTGGCTAAAACTGAGGCCCGTCCTGAAAATCCTCGCCCATTACAACATCAATCTGGACACCACAGAAATGGCTGAGCTAGAACATGTCATCAAGAAGAAAGGCTTAGTCCAACATTAG
- the pfkmb gene encoding phosphofructokinase, muscle b isoform X1 produces the protein MRASVPAKRIVKLCTFASAISFHNRQAELEVRGSLCSTQCSRDTGRDFYTQGLVFLPSAGFSSRTMAQQAPTDPTKMGEGRAIAVLTSGGDAQGMNAAVRATVRVGIYTGAKVFFVHEGYQGLVDGGDHIRPATWESVSMMLQLGGTVIGSARCQDFRTKEGRTKAAFNLVKLGITNLCVIGGDGSLTGANQFRTEWRELLADLVKAGKITANEAKGSSHLNIVGMVGSIDNDFCGTDMTIGTDSALHRIIEIVDAITTTAQSHQRTFILEVMGRHCGYLALVTALACGADWVFIPEMPPEDGWEEHLCRRLADQRCRGSRLNIIIVAEGAINRNGKPITCDQIKELVSKKLGFDTRTTILGHVQRGGTPSAFDRILASRMGVEAVMALLEATPETPACVVSLSGNMAVRLPLMECVQVTKDVTTAMAEGRFEDAVKLRGKSFENNWNTYQMLAHVHPPDTKSNINIAVLNVGAPCAGMNAAVRSAVRVGLLQGHQMLAVHEGFDGLAHGMIEPIGWSGVAGWTGKGGSMLGTKRSLPHEFMEEISLSITKFNIHAVIIIGGFEAFVGGLEMVQAREKYEELCIPLVVIPATVSNNVPGSDFSIGADTALNTITMTCDRIKQSAAGTKRRVFLVETMGGYCGYLATMAGLASGADAAYIYEEPFNIHDLEVNVEHLVKKMKTTVKRGLILRNEKCNTNYTTDFIFNLYSEEGKGVFDCRKNVLGHMQQGGTPSPFDRNFGTKMGIKSVLWLTDKLKECYRHGRIFANSPDSACVLGMRKRCLVFQPLAELKDDTDLEHRIPKTQWWLKLRPVLKILAHYNINLDTTEMAELEHVIKKKGLVQH, from the exons ATGCGTGCCTCAGTGCCTGCCAAGAGGATAGTTAAGCTGTGCACATTTGCCAGTGCTATTAGTTTCCATAACAGGCAGGCTGAGTTAGAGGTGAGAGGCTCCTTGTGCTCCacacagtgcagcagagacACTGGCAGGGATTTTTACACTCAAGGCCTTGTGTTTCTTCCCTCAGCCGGCTTCAGCTCCAGGACCATGGCACAACAGGCTCCAACTGACCCCACCAAGATGGGAGAGGGTCGGGCCATTGCCGTGCTGACCTCAGGAGGCGATGCCCAGG GTATGAATGCAGCTGTGAGGGCCACAGTTCGAGTGGGAATTTACACTGGAGCCAAGGTGTTCTTTGTCCACGAG GGTTACCAGGGCCTGGTGGATGGAGGAGACCATATCCGTCCTGCTACTTGGGAGAGTGTGTCAATGATGCTACAGCTG GGTGGGACTGTGATCGGTAGCGCCCGCTGTCAGGATTTCCGCACCAAGGAGGGACGCACCAAGGCTGCTTTCAACTTAGTTAAGCTTGGCATCACCAACCTGTGTGTGATTGGAGGTGATGGCAGTCTGACAGGTGCCAACCAGTTCAGGACAGAGTGGAGAGAGCTGCTGGCAGACTTGGTCAAAGCTG GTAAGATCACAGCAAATGAGGCCAAGGGTTCCTCCCATCTCAACATCGTTGGCATGGTGGGCTCTATTGACAACGACTTCTGTGGCACCGACATGACCATTGGGACAGACTCTGCTCTGCATCGCATCATAGAGATAGTGGACGCCATCACTACCACAGCTCAGAG TCACCAGAGGACCTTCATCTTGGAGGTAATGGGCAGGCATTGTGG TTACCTGGCTCTGGTGACAGCTCTGGCCTGTGGCGCTGACTGGGTGTTCATCCCAGAGATGCCCCCAGAAGATGGATGGGAGGAACATCTGTGCCGAAGGCTGGCAGAT CAAAGATGTCGTGGCTCCCGTTTGAATATTATCATTGTTGCGGAGGGCGCGATTAACCGCAACGGTAAACCTATCACATGTGACCAAATCAAAGAG CTGGTATCAAAGAAGCTAGGCTTTGACACCCGCACCACCATCTTGGGCCACGTCCAGAGAGGAGGAACCCCTTCTGCCTTTGACAGAATCCTG GCCAGCAGGATGGGTGTGGAAGCAGTGATGGCTCTACTGGAGGCCACACCAGAAACTCCTGCATGTGTCGTCAGCTTGTCTGGAAACATGGCTGTTAGGCTGCCTCTCATGGAGTGTGTGCAAGTG ACTAAAGACGTCACCACAGCCATGGCTGAAGGGAGGTTTGAAGATGCGGTGAAACTGAGGGGAAA GAGCTTTGAGAACAACTGGAACACTTACCAAATGCTGGCTCACGTGCACCCCCCGGACACAAAG AGTAACATCAACATTGCCGTATTGAATGTGGGAGCTCCGTGTGCTGGAATGAATGCTGCGGTTCGTTCAGCTGTCAGGGTCGGGCTCCTCCAGGGCCACCAGATGTTGGCAGTGCACGAAGGCTTTGACGGCTTGGCTCATGGAATG ATTGAGCCTATTGGTTGGTCTGGAGTGGCAGGATGGACTGGAAAAGGGGGCTCCATGCTGGGCACAAAGAG ATCTCTGCCACATGAGTTCATGGAGGAGATCAGTCTGAGCATCACTAAGTTCAACATTCACGCTGTAATCATCATTGGAGGCTTTGAG GCATTTGTTGGGGGTCTGGAGATGGTGCAGGCTAGAGAGAAATATGAGGAACTTTGTATTCCCCTTGTTGTTATTCCTGCTACCGTCTCCAACAATGTTCCTGGATCTGACTTCAGTATTGGTGCAGATACTGCACTCAACACTATAACCATG ACATGTGACCGGATTAAACAATCTGCTGCTGGCACCAAGAGAAGAGTGTTCCTTGTTGAGACTATGGGAGGATACTGCGGCTACCTGGCAACCATGGCTGGCCTGGCATCTGGAGCTGATGCTGCTTACATTTACGAGGAGCCCTTCAACATTCATGACCTAGAG GTGAATGTGGAACATCTggtgaagaagatgaagaccACAGTGAAGAGAGGACTGATTCTGAG AAATGAGAAATGCAATACCAACTACACCACAGACTTTATCTTCAACCTTTACTCAGAGGAGGGCAAGGGTGTGTTTGACTGCAGGAAGAATGTACTTGGACATATGCAGCAG GGTGGAACACCGAGTCCCTTTGACAGGAATTTTGGCACCAAGATGGGTATCAAGTCTGTGTTATGGTTGACTGACAAGCTGAAGGAATGCTACAGACATG GTCGTATCTTTGCCAACTCTCCAGACTCTGCTTGTGTGCTTGGTATGAGGAAGAGGTGTTTGGTCTTCCAACCTCTGGCAGAACTTAAAGACGACACTGACTTGGA ACACCGTATTCCAAAGACACAGTGGTGGCTAAAACTGAGGCCCGTCCTGAAAATCCTCGCCCATTACAACATCAATCTGGACACCACAGAAATGGCTGAGCTAGAACATGTCATCAAGAAGAAAGGCTTAGTCCAACATTAG
- the pfkmb gene encoding phosphofructokinase, muscle b isoform X4 encodes MAQQAPTDPTKMGEGRAIAVLTSGGDAQGMNAAVRATVRVGIYTGAKVFFVHEGYQGLVDGGDHIRPATWESVSMMLQLGGTVIGSARCQDFRTKEGRTKAAFNLVKLGITNLCVIGGDGSLTGANQFRTEWRELLADLVKAGKITANEAKGSSHLNIVGMVGSIDNDFCGTDMTIGTDSALHRIIEIVDAITTTAQSHQRTFILEVMGRHCGYLALVTALACGADWVFIPEMPPEDGWEEHLCRRLADQRCRGSRLNIIIVAEGAINRNGKPITCDQIKELVSKKLGFDTRTTILGHVQRGGTPSAFDRILASRMGVEAVMALLEATPETPACVVSLSGNMAVRLPLMECVQVTKDVTTAMAEGRFEDAVKLRGKSFENNWNTYQMLAHVHPPDTKSNINIAVLNVGAPCAGMNAAVRSAVRVGLLQGHQMLAVHEGFDGLAHGMIEPIGWSGVAGWTGKGGSMLGTKRSLPHEFMEEISLSITKFNIHAVIIIGGFEAFVGGLEMVQAREKYEELCIPLVVIPATVSNNVPGSDFSIGADTALNTITMTCDRIKQSAAGTKRRVFLVETMGGYCGYLATMAGLASGADAAYIYEEPFNIHDLEVNVEHLVKKMKTTVKRGLILRNEKCNTNYTTDFIFNLYSEEGKGVFDCRKNVLGHMQQGGTPSPFDRNFGTKMGIKSVLWLTDKLKECYRHGRIFANSPDSACVLGMRKRCLVFQPLAELKDDTDLEHRIPKTQWWLKLRPVLKILAHYNINLDTTEMAELEHVIKKKGLVQH; translated from the exons ATGGCACAACAGGCTCCAACTGACCCCACCAAGATGGGAGAGGGTCGGGCCATTGCCGTGCTGACCTCAGGAGGCGATGCCCAGG GTATGAATGCAGCTGTGAGGGCCACAGTTCGAGTGGGAATTTACACTGGAGCCAAGGTGTTCTTTGTCCACGAG GGTTACCAGGGCCTGGTGGATGGAGGAGACCATATCCGTCCTGCTACTTGGGAGAGTGTGTCAATGATGCTACAGCTG GGTGGGACTGTGATCGGTAGCGCCCGCTGTCAGGATTTCCGCACCAAGGAGGGACGCACCAAGGCTGCTTTCAACTTAGTTAAGCTTGGCATCACCAACCTGTGTGTGATTGGAGGTGATGGCAGTCTGACAGGTGCCAACCAGTTCAGGACAGAGTGGAGAGAGCTGCTGGCAGACTTGGTCAAAGCTG GTAAGATCACAGCAAATGAGGCCAAGGGTTCCTCCCATCTCAACATCGTTGGCATGGTGGGCTCTATTGACAACGACTTCTGTGGCACCGACATGACCATTGGGACAGACTCTGCTCTGCATCGCATCATAGAGATAGTGGACGCCATCACTACCACAGCTCAGAG TCACCAGAGGACCTTCATCTTGGAGGTAATGGGCAGGCATTGTGG TTACCTGGCTCTGGTGACAGCTCTGGCCTGTGGCGCTGACTGGGTGTTCATCCCAGAGATGCCCCCAGAAGATGGATGGGAGGAACATCTGTGCCGAAGGCTGGCAGAT CAAAGATGTCGTGGCTCCCGTTTGAATATTATCATTGTTGCGGAGGGCGCGATTAACCGCAACGGTAAACCTATCACATGTGACCAAATCAAAGAG CTGGTATCAAAGAAGCTAGGCTTTGACACCCGCACCACCATCTTGGGCCACGTCCAGAGAGGAGGAACCCCTTCTGCCTTTGACAGAATCCTG GCCAGCAGGATGGGTGTGGAAGCAGTGATGGCTCTACTGGAGGCCACACCAGAAACTCCTGCATGTGTCGTCAGCTTGTCTGGAAACATGGCTGTTAGGCTGCCTCTCATGGAGTGTGTGCAAGTG ACTAAAGACGTCACCACAGCCATGGCTGAAGGGAGGTTTGAAGATGCGGTGAAACTGAGGGGAAA GAGCTTTGAGAACAACTGGAACACTTACCAAATGCTGGCTCACGTGCACCCCCCGGACACAAAG AGTAACATCAACATTGCCGTATTGAATGTGGGAGCTCCGTGTGCTGGAATGAATGCTGCGGTTCGTTCAGCTGTCAGGGTCGGGCTCCTCCAGGGCCACCAGATGTTGGCAGTGCACGAAGGCTTTGACGGCTTGGCTCATGGAATG ATTGAGCCTATTGGTTGGTCTGGAGTGGCAGGATGGACTGGAAAAGGGGGCTCCATGCTGGGCACAAAGAG ATCTCTGCCACATGAGTTCATGGAGGAGATCAGTCTGAGCATCACTAAGTTCAACATTCACGCTGTAATCATCATTGGAGGCTTTGAG GCATTTGTTGGGGGTCTGGAGATGGTGCAGGCTAGAGAGAAATATGAGGAACTTTGTATTCCCCTTGTTGTTATTCCTGCTACCGTCTCCAACAATGTTCCTGGATCTGACTTCAGTATTGGTGCAGATACTGCACTCAACACTATAACCATG ACATGTGACCGGATTAAACAATCTGCTGCTGGCACCAAGAGAAGAGTGTTCCTTGTTGAGACTATGGGAGGATACTGCGGCTACCTGGCAACCATGGCTGGCCTGGCATCTGGAGCTGATGCTGCTTACATTTACGAGGAGCCCTTCAACATTCATGACCTAGAG GTGAATGTGGAACATCTggtgaagaagatgaagaccACAGTGAAGAGAGGACTGATTCTGAG AAATGAGAAATGCAATACCAACTACACCACAGACTTTATCTTCAACCTTTACTCAGAGGAGGGCAAGGGTGTGTTTGACTGCAGGAAGAATGTACTTGGACATATGCAGCAG GGTGGAACACCGAGTCCCTTTGACAGGAATTTTGGCACCAAGATGGGTATCAAGTCTGTGTTATGGTTGACTGACAAGCTGAAGGAATGCTACAGACATG GTCGTATCTTTGCCAACTCTCCAGACTCTGCTTGTGTGCTTGGTATGAGGAAGAGGTGTTTGGTCTTCCAACCTCTGGCAGAACTTAAAGACGACACTGACTTGGA ACACCGTATTCCAAAGACACAGTGGTGGCTAAAACTGAGGCCCGTCCTGAAAATCCTCGCCCATTACAACATCAATCTGGACACCACAGAAATGGCTGAGCTAGAACATGTCATCAAGAAGAAAGGCTTAGTCCAACATTAG
- the pfkmb gene encoding phosphofructokinase, muscle b isoform X3: MLERGAFCRKGLSCGDDLSASECDSETSSSSDQAGDAAGFSSRTMAQQAPTDPTKMGEGRAIAVLTSGGDAQGMNAAVRATVRVGIYTGAKVFFVHEGYQGLVDGGDHIRPATWESVSMMLQLGGTVIGSARCQDFRTKEGRTKAAFNLVKLGITNLCVIGGDGSLTGANQFRTEWRELLADLVKAGKITANEAKGSSHLNIVGMVGSIDNDFCGTDMTIGTDSALHRIIEIVDAITTTAQSHQRTFILEVMGRHCGYLALVTALACGADWVFIPEMPPEDGWEEHLCRRLADQRCRGSRLNIIIVAEGAINRNGKPITCDQIKELVSKKLGFDTRTTILGHVQRGGTPSAFDRILASRMGVEAVMALLEATPETPACVVSLSGNMAVRLPLMECVQVTKDVTTAMAEGRFEDAVKLRGKSFENNWNTYQMLAHVHPPDTKSNINIAVLNVGAPCAGMNAAVRSAVRVGLLQGHQMLAVHEGFDGLAHGMIEPIGWSGVAGWTGKGGSMLGTKRSLPHEFMEEISLSITKFNIHAVIIIGGFEAFVGGLEMVQAREKYEELCIPLVVIPATVSNNVPGSDFSIGADTALNTITMTCDRIKQSAAGTKRRVFLVETMGGYCGYLATMAGLASGADAAYIYEEPFNIHDLEVNVEHLVKKMKTTVKRGLILRNEKCNTNYTTDFIFNLYSEEGKGVFDCRKNVLGHMQQGGTPSPFDRNFGTKMGIKSVLWLTDKLKECYRHGRIFANSPDSACVLGMRKRCLVFQPLAELKDDTDLEHRIPKTQWWLKLRPVLKILAHYNINLDTTEMAELEHVIKKKGLVQH, encoded by the exons ATGCTTGAGCGTGGTGCCTTTTGTAGAAAAGGTCTATCAT GTGGTGATGACCTCTCGGCCTCTGAATGTGACAGCGAGACTTCCTCAAGCTCTGATCAAGCGGGGGATGCTG CCGGCTTCAGCTCCAGGACCATGGCACAACAGGCTCCAACTGACCCCACCAAGATGGGAGAGGGTCGGGCCATTGCCGTGCTGACCTCAGGAGGCGATGCCCAGG GTATGAATGCAGCTGTGAGGGCCACAGTTCGAGTGGGAATTTACACTGGAGCCAAGGTGTTCTTTGTCCACGAG GGTTACCAGGGCCTGGTGGATGGAGGAGACCATATCCGTCCTGCTACTTGGGAGAGTGTGTCAATGATGCTACAGCTG GGTGGGACTGTGATCGGTAGCGCCCGCTGTCAGGATTTCCGCACCAAGGAGGGACGCACCAAGGCTGCTTTCAACTTAGTTAAGCTTGGCATCACCAACCTGTGTGTGATTGGAGGTGATGGCAGTCTGACAGGTGCCAACCAGTTCAGGACAGAGTGGAGAGAGCTGCTGGCAGACTTGGTCAAAGCTG GTAAGATCACAGCAAATGAGGCCAAGGGTTCCTCCCATCTCAACATCGTTGGCATGGTGGGCTCTATTGACAACGACTTCTGTGGCACCGACATGACCATTGGGACAGACTCTGCTCTGCATCGCATCATAGAGATAGTGGACGCCATCACTACCACAGCTCAGAG TCACCAGAGGACCTTCATCTTGGAGGTAATGGGCAGGCATTGTGG TTACCTGGCTCTGGTGACAGCTCTGGCCTGTGGCGCTGACTGGGTGTTCATCCCAGAGATGCCCCCAGAAGATGGATGGGAGGAACATCTGTGCCGAAGGCTGGCAGAT CAAAGATGTCGTGGCTCCCGTTTGAATATTATCATTGTTGCGGAGGGCGCGATTAACCGCAACGGTAAACCTATCACATGTGACCAAATCAAAGAG CTGGTATCAAAGAAGCTAGGCTTTGACACCCGCACCACCATCTTGGGCCACGTCCAGAGAGGAGGAACCCCTTCTGCCTTTGACAGAATCCTG GCCAGCAGGATGGGTGTGGAAGCAGTGATGGCTCTACTGGAGGCCACACCAGAAACTCCTGCATGTGTCGTCAGCTTGTCTGGAAACATGGCTGTTAGGCTGCCTCTCATGGAGTGTGTGCAAGTG ACTAAAGACGTCACCACAGCCATGGCTGAAGGGAGGTTTGAAGATGCGGTGAAACTGAGGGGAAA GAGCTTTGAGAACAACTGGAACACTTACCAAATGCTGGCTCACGTGCACCCCCCGGACACAAAG AGTAACATCAACATTGCCGTATTGAATGTGGGAGCTCCGTGTGCTGGAATGAATGCTGCGGTTCGTTCAGCTGTCAGGGTCGGGCTCCTCCAGGGCCACCAGATGTTGGCAGTGCACGAAGGCTTTGACGGCTTGGCTCATGGAATG ATTGAGCCTATTGGTTGGTCTGGAGTGGCAGGATGGACTGGAAAAGGGGGCTCCATGCTGGGCACAAAGAG ATCTCTGCCACATGAGTTCATGGAGGAGATCAGTCTGAGCATCACTAAGTTCAACATTCACGCTGTAATCATCATTGGAGGCTTTGAG GCATTTGTTGGGGGTCTGGAGATGGTGCAGGCTAGAGAGAAATATGAGGAACTTTGTATTCCCCTTGTTGTTATTCCTGCTACCGTCTCCAACAATGTTCCTGGATCTGACTTCAGTATTGGTGCAGATACTGCACTCAACACTATAACCATG ACATGTGACCGGATTAAACAATCTGCTGCTGGCACCAAGAGAAGAGTGTTCCTTGTTGAGACTATGGGAGGATACTGCGGCTACCTGGCAACCATGGCTGGCCTGGCATCTGGAGCTGATGCTGCTTACATTTACGAGGAGCCCTTCAACATTCATGACCTAGAG GTGAATGTGGAACATCTggtgaagaagatgaagaccACAGTGAAGAGAGGACTGATTCTGAG AAATGAGAAATGCAATACCAACTACACCACAGACTTTATCTTCAACCTTTACTCAGAGGAGGGCAAGGGTGTGTTTGACTGCAGGAAGAATGTACTTGGACATATGCAGCAG GGTGGAACACCGAGTCCCTTTGACAGGAATTTTGGCACCAAGATGGGTATCAAGTCTGTGTTATGGTTGACTGACAAGCTGAAGGAATGCTACAGACATG GTCGTATCTTTGCCAACTCTCCAGACTCTGCTTGTGTGCTTGGTATGAGGAAGAGGTGTTTGGTCTTCCAACCTCTGGCAGAACTTAAAGACGACACTGACTTGGA ACACCGTATTCCAAAGACACAGTGGTGGCTAAAACTGAGGCCCGTCCTGAAAATCCTCGCCCATTACAACATCAATCTGGACACCACAGAAATGGCTGAGCTAGAACATGTCATCAAGAAGAAAGGCTTAGTCCAACATTAG